Genomic DNA from Rana temporaria chromosome 1, aRanTem1.1, whole genome shotgun sequence:
AAATGGAGGCTGCTTGTAGTGTCTCTTCCTGGAGCTGTGGTGACATATACAATGTATCCTTGGGGAGAGGGGCTATGGTGCAGGATCCCcatccctcccccaaaaaaaatcacactcACATACCGTATACATACACAACTTGatggacttaggcctcgtacacacgaccgagtttctcggcaaaaaccagcaataaACTTGCTGGGAgctattttttttgccgaggaaaccggtcgtgtgtacattttcgtcgaggaaactgtcgagaaactcgacgagccaaaaagagagcatgttctctatttccttgacaggaatggagaaacttgccttgtcgagttcctcgacagcctaacaaggaactcgacgaggaaagcaatgtgtttcgcccgtcgagttccttggtcgtgtgtacgaggctttagactcctTAAAGAGTCTGAGCCTTGCTATgtgtgtcacacacagcctggctcgggAGTGGGCCATGTGAGTGCCCCAATAGTacatggcttgctatgggggcacttggagaagaggaggagcaggcagCCCCAGcgggggaccctagaagaggaggtgagcccccactctgtgcaatactattgcacagagcaggtaagtataaactgcttttttattttatttattaatttataaatgtgtgactttaatattactttaatatCTTGAATATTGTACTTTGAATATATACTGGAATATATAATTCATATAGAGGTCATAACAAATCTCCTAACAGCTAGTGGTGGTTGATCACATTCATATAGGTGTGTCCTGTATTGTTAAAGATGTTTCGCTGCTCATCCAAGTAGCTTCCCCTGTAACTGCTTCAAATTGCATAAATTACATTATTTGTTTATATCACtaagttactgtatttattggcgtataacactcacttttttaccctgaaaatagagggtaaactgtgcctgcgtgttatacgtggacgtttttttcctgaaactttcctcttaaagttaggagtcatacgccaataaatacggtaataaaaaaagtatatgacAGCATGATTTGAAATGCTTCATAGGTTATAACacatatcttttctttttttttcaggtccaCTGAGAATGTTCAACCAAGATTAGTGATCTTATTCCAAGTTTTACCTGCAGAAATGAAAAACTTTTCCTCCATTCCTATTCAAAATATATTTCGAGAAATTGCATCTAGGTCAAGTTTTAACATCGATAAGGACTCTGTGCAATTGAGAGGCAAGTATATGGCCAACTTTCTTTGTATATGGCAAACTCGCTTTTCCCTTTGTAAAATGGAGATACATATACCCCCCAGTGTTAATTTCTCTGATAAAAAtactaaaacgaaaaaaaaaaaaaattcagttgactaaaatacgactgaaacaaaaatggcattttagtcaaaagcctatgactaaaactaaatcaaaagtAGCACTGATGCCCCACCCACCCAACTTTAAAACTAGAGAAAGAGGGACACTTTGGGGTGGAGAATATATGCGCCATGAGCGGAGCACCACGGAAGCAAAAAGGGGTGTGGTCAATTTGTTTGAAATGGTTTACAGAAATTGGGCTTTACACCATGTTCGGAATAATGACCACCCTCAGAATACAATATTATTTGTCTTAGCAGGAGGTTGGGTCCTTCAGGGCAGCTTTGGGGTGTGTAGCTTTACAGAGAGACAGACCTTAAAGTAAATTGCACTGTGCCCAATGTGGCATGCAAAAGCTGCATGAGGCCACATTGCTCCAAATATATTGGAAGTGGCCTAAAGGATATGGTTAAATAGAGCCTGAGGCTGCTTGCTGTATATACTGCTACATACCCTGCATCCACAAATTGCTCCTTAATCATTGTGTTACAAGTGATAGTCGCACAGACACACATAAACCTCaagacaaaggttttttttttaaaactgtaaggccgcgtacacacggccgagaaattagacgggcaaaacacatcgttttgctcgtcgagttccttgttcggctgtcaaaaaactcgttgagccaaatgttcccattgcccaacgaggaaatagagaacatgctctctttttggctcgacgagtttcccgacgggtttctcggcgaaaagtgtacacatgaccggttttctcggcagaatacgtctcccatcgagtttcttgctgaattctgccgagaaaaccggtcgtgtgtacggggccttactcttatgccgcgtacacacggtcggaatttccgacaataaatgttcgatgggaacttttggtcggaaattccgaccgtgtgtaggccccatcagacatttgttgtcggaatttccgacaacaaaaaatttgagagctggttctcaaattttccaacaacaatcccatcgtgtgtggacaattccactGCACAAAATTcaacacatgctctgaatcaagtatggggaggaagtgctcggtctggtaaaactagagttcgtaatggagatagcacattcgtcacgctgtaacggactgaaaagcatggggctgaaaagcgtgaatcgtctctcaccaaacttctactaacacgactgaaattgaacttcccttttctagtgccgtcgtacatgttgtacgtcaccgcgttcttgacgtacggaatttccgacaacatttgtgtgactgtgtgtatgcaagacaagtttgagccaacatccgtcttaaatttatccacggttttgttgtcggaatgtcagaTCGTCTGTACAGGCTTCTGCTAATATAAATAAGTGTCATATGTATCTAGTAGAATATAACTTTCTTAGTTCCTTCCATCAGTTTTATATACAATCTGTAAAAGAAAACGTCCAGAGGCCCCAGCATTTGCTGCCTTTTCACAAAGCCAGACTTGAATGCACTTGTGTACATGACCtaggagattttttatttatttatagtaattatgtatattttttttttctagaaatctCAGTTGCTGAAGCAGGGAATCTCCTTTATGGCGGTAAGATCTTGACACCTGTTGTACTTTATAAACCTAAAGTGTACGATATAAAAATGAAACACTGCTTTCATTATGTGGAATTGGGGTTAGCCAGTGAAGCAAAGTGGCATTGGGCTCTTAGGctaggttcataaagacatgcagTTCTTACCCAGTTCTGAAAAGCAACTCGCTGTGAAttcacttttcagagggtggcAGAACCACTGTTCCTAGGCATTCAGAAGGAGCTAGTCTTTCAGTTGAACTGATGGTAGTTCTTTAAGAATCTGTTGTTGCCATAGCAATGTTTCCAAAATTGGTGCAAATGCTTGCCTGAATTTGATGCAGGTAGTTCTAAAGGAAACTACTGCCAGAAAAGGCATCATTACTTTAGTAAATTCCTCTGAATGTGTTTTAGCCTGCCAACAAAAACTAATACAGCTACCATATCTAAGGACTTGTTACCTGCAATATATTgtgttttaggctccattcacatctccgcgacaagcaacgccgcgtacgcggcgtattttgccgcggatagtgtatcttttttttttttttttaattcttcccattgctgtcaatgggcgaacgccaatgtcgcctgaaaaaaagggtccgggactttttttcaggcgacaggcgtacggcgtctatgagatgtgaaccatctccatagacagcaatgggaatttccccctctagcggcacaagcgtccggcgtcaggcgttttgtcacctagatgtgaatggagacttAATGTTCGTGGGTGTAGGTATACTTAAATACATATGCAATTCAATTGAAGAACACTACTCTTTTCCAGGGATGTCCTTATTATCACATGCACTACATGCATGAGATATTTGCATTGAGTTTTATTATCTTGATATTTGGGCATTTCAGAAATATGACAATATTTTTCTAGGGAAAGGGATACAGTTTAGTCTTTTTGCCTTGGGTGCCATCATTTATGAAACATAGCAATTTAGGAACTATAATAACAAAGTAACGAATACAATATTAAATTAGTCGATATGTTACTGAGTCCTTAATAATTATTGCTCTTAAATTTTCCCTCTGCCCCTTACTTAATTACTCCTAATTCTATACTGTATGTACGTTAATGTGCTACATACTGCACCATTTCAGTGTCCTTGGGTTTTTAATGGAATTATAACAAACGGTACGTGATTTAAGGTGTCAGTTATGCCTTTCACGACATTTTAAGACATCTCATCATAACCAGACAAATTatacatcttaggcctcgtacacacgaccgagaaactcgacgggcgaaacacatcgttttcctcgtcgagttccttgtgacgccgtcgaggaactcgacaagccaattttctccattcccgtcaaggaaatagagaacatgctttctttttggctcgtcgagtttctcgacagtttcctcgacgaaaatgtacacaagaccagtttcctcggcaaaaaaatatctcccagcaagtttcttgctggtttttgctgagaaactcggtcgtgtgtacgaggcctaaatgtgCCTGCAGAAAGGAAACTTGACCTGCAGTGCCCCCATGTGGACAGTAAATGCAGcacaataatgcaaaaaaaaaaaaaaaataatacaaatgaaTCACACAATTTAGAAAATTACTGGGTTGCATAATAACATCCCCTTGAAATATTTTGGAGTGGTGTGAAACTTTCATCTGACTTTGTAGGCCAATTTGTGAAATAGGCTACAGTTAATCATATTCTGTTATTTGCATTCTGAACAGATTGCGGTGTTGGAGGTCCTGAAACAAGTAGGATAGTAGGAGGGAGTCCGGCACCTTCAAGATCATGGCCCTGGCAGGCCAGTCTGCGTTTGAATGGGATACACAAGTGTGGAGCCACTCTCATCAGCAACACCTGGCTAACTTCTGCTGCTCACTGTTTTGAATTGTAAGTGATCGTCTGTGTATCAAAGCTGAAGGTTCTATTCTTTCTCTTTACTCTCATTTGCAAGAACAGTAACAGGTCTGATGCCGTCCAACCTTCTGAAATggcagagagggacatttttaaaataaagtataTAGGCAAGGGGCACACTCTCTGCAACCCCGCAGTTACACAGAGAATAAAGAATGaatattcaaaaaaataacaGGTTAAACTCACACATAATAACCCCAAATAAATGATATCCTAGTctagtacagtataaaaaaaattgtaggtaAATAGTGCATTTATTTTAGGAAAGTCTGCACCTCAGACATGGTGTGCACcccgtgtgcaccccaaagctaaaGCAAACATGTGcgtatgtgtttgtgtatatgtatatatatatatttttttaaagagaatgggtgcaggaactcaaccacgcctTCCATTTTTCCCTGAGCGGGGGTGGGAGAGCATGCCGCAGCAaatggtgggtgtggccaaactgcacaAACACTGGGAGGGTTCTAAAgggacattaaataccaggagtgtaCTACATACAGAATGAAGCGCTCAGGAGTGCCCTTCCtcatagagtgcagagttcaggaataggctttgtacagagtgcagggttctggagtgCATTACAAAGTGCGCTacctgcagagttcaggggtgcactatgtacagagtgcagggttcaggagtgtgctacgtcCACTGTAAATCATTTTCTCCTGCCACCTCAATCCTCCTCATCCCCTTGCTGTACAAATGCCACCAAGGAATCCTGGATGCCCAGCACTAGTAATGCCTTTGGCGCCTTCCCCTCTCTTTCCCATATATTACAGCAGCTGTGCCCGGGGATTGGTTTGGTGCAGCCGCTCAGAGAGGAGTGCTGTCACTTCTAAATACAGAAGCCCTGTGCACACAGGGTGGTTAGGGTGTGCTCTGGCACACCCCGTGCACACGCCTATGACCTCAGACCAGaaagagggatttttttttaatgctttaacaaattttaaataaacagtACAGATTCCAGAACAATACAGAATAATtctgttcttttttctttttagtttttccCACTTATTTGTTTGGTTTTAGCAGGACAGTAATCAGTACAAAAAAAAGCAGGTAGAGGGGTATTTGACAGTtaaagaaggacagagggatttgGTTTTAATATAGGGACAATCCCTTTAAATCAGTGGCGAGGTAGGCAAATCAATGGCAATGGTTACTAGAACAATAAAAAGGGGGAATTACCCCCAACAGGAAAACAGACAGAAACAAAAACTTTATAGGGTTTCTAACCATTCCTAGctctatacaaaaatgtaataaatatggttttacatatattttactaTCAACCTTTTGTAATTGCTAGCACTCAAACTCGGGCTGCCTCAGCAATATGATTGCCAGGGCCGATTGTATCTGGGTTATTTACAAAATGCAGGGTTCAGCAGagtgttacatacagagtgcagggttcaggtgtgcacagtgtacagagtgcagggtttagatatgcacaatgtacagagtgcagggtttagataTGCAccctgtacagagtgcagggtttaggtgtGTGCTGTGTACAGTGTACAGTGCTAAGTACAGTGTGCAACCCCAATCCCCCGCTTCCTTACATATCTCTCTCCTACCTGGCCTGACTTAAGTACCGCCCTGCGTAGGTGGCTTTGCCTCGCCTTACATGGAGAAGCTGCTGAGTGAAAAGCTGTccattgtaaacacagaaggcttctgtgtttacaagtgaaggCAGGGACTGGAGGGTGAGAGCCAGAGGTGGCAAGGGTCACATGACAAGGTGTGGACAGGCcacggccttgtgtttgacatatgtgaACTAAAATGCATGTAGTAGGAGGTACATACACATCCCTTCAGCATCTATAAAAAGACTGCAGATACAACAGAATGCAAGGCCCTTACCTTGTTGGCCAGTGAAGCAACCTGACATAGTGTTGGACCAATAAGTATGTGTTGAATTGTTGGAGCTTTGCCGGTGAGAATGGCTTAGCATTCAGCTGTATTCCCAGGCTTGTAGAAGCTGCGTCAGGTAGAGGTGCTTGAACTTTCAACATGTAGCactgtcctgtttttttttcttttcaactaagtcttatgccgcgtacacacaacctttttttcgggttctaaaaaatgatgttttttttaatgtcattaaaaacgatcgtgtgggcttcagagcatttttcgggttctgaaaaacgggcacatttttttcgaagatgctctattttttcacaacatttttaacattgtcgtttttcgggttgtaaaaaattttttgtgTGGGCttcaacgacgtgaaaaatccatgcatgctcagaaggaagttatgagacgggagcgcttgttctggtataACTACCATTcttaatagagtaagcacattcatcacgctgtaacagacagaaaagcgtgaatcgtcttttactaacaggaaatcagctaaagcagcccaagggtggcgtcatccgaatggaacttcccctttatagtgccgtcgtacgtgttgtacgtcaccgcgctttgctagagcattttttttttcacgatcgtgtgtaggcaagaccattttaatgatgaagttgaaaaaaacttagttttttccaaggcctgaaaaacgtttttttacaacccgaaaaatgatcgtgtgtaaacGGCATTTCCTTGGTCCACAATCGGCTTCTTGTGATGTGGCTCTTACTGAGCCTCTTCATTGTCAAACTGGATGTCTGCTGCATTATTTACATTTCATAAGCACGAAGCCAGAGATTCttcagttatatattttttttaaatatttaccaTCACATTGTTCTTACTTTATTTGGCTAATTGGTACTTATATTTCTACAGAGTAAACATATATTTAATGTTGGTTCTAAAAATATCAACTATGAGGGTATATTTGCTTAATATGTACATTTCAGCTTGTGATTTTGAATGTCCATGTCTTGTTTTTTCTGCAGAAGTACGGATGTAAATTCGTGGACAGTAGTGTTGGGTACTACATTATCAAGCCCTGGAAATGGGCTAAAGCTCCGGAGGATCATAGTGCATGAGTCTTTTAGCTTTACAGGAAATGGAAATGACATTGCACTTCTTGAGCTGTCCGATCCTGTCACTCTTCAACAAAACATCCGCACTGTATGTCTACCAAAGGCATCTGACAACTTTCCTGATGATTCATCATGCTATGTCACCGGGTGGGGAGCAGTTGAATATCGTGGTTAGTAAGATATCATGTATATCAGCATATTGTAGTCTGTATAACTGATTGTTTTCTTCTTGTATTACACTTAGTTatttaaagcccaattccaggAAAATTATCCCTTGAAATGGGGTTGTGCCAAAAATTGCAAGAGTTACTTGCTCGTTGAGCTTAGGGGAATGTTTTAACCACCTAAGCCCCAGACCacttggctgcccaaagaccagagcactttttgattcggcactgtgtcgctttaactgacaattatgtgtgtgacgtgtctcccaaacaaaattgacgtccttttttccccacaaatagtgatttcttttggcggtatttggtcacctctgcgtttttttttttgcgctataaacaaaaaaagaatgacaaataaaaaaaaaacacaatattttttatctcCATTGGCcaataaaaaa
This window encodes:
- the LOC120916696 gene encoding transmembrane protease serine 11D-like, encoding MLEAGALLKSRQGKITIIVISVTIFIIVAAVIASIVITTVLGNKNAGPEPRYYDGSFRMSSTISNRDANSAEFKALSVQIERLTKETFEGSVLKGLFSMAKVISLGSTENVQPRLVILFQVLPAEMKNFSSIPIQNIFREIASRSSFNIDKDSVQLREISVAEAGNLLYGDCGVGGPETSRIVGGSPAPSRSWPWQASLRLNGIHKCGATLISNTWLTSAAHCFELSTDVNSWTVVLGTTLSSPGNGLKLRRIIVHESFSFTGNGNDIALLELSDPVTLQQNIRTVCLPKASDNFPDDSSCYVTGWGAVEYRGRTSPILRQVEVKIINSDKCASPLMYGSQIQPSMLCAGYESGGKDACQGDSGGPLVSMQNTKWFLVGIVSTGDECALPNRPGIYTRVTSLRNWITQQSGV